The Coregonus clupeaformis isolate EN_2021a chromosome 3, ASM2061545v1, whole genome shotgun sequence genome includes a region encoding these proteins:
- the LOC121547178 gene encoding zinc finger BED domain-containing protein 4-like, which translates to MEACDEDPAYVVRFKTKFKEDLASRQEQLNNAWLQIATVLDPRFKDLKCLPKTDREEVWTTLEGMLQQESPRRSSQTHDDGPPRKKISLLQMGSDSESEDEEVQPAIQRYRAEPTIKLEDCPLRWWASHSGAHEKLASLAHKYLATPATTVPCERLFSVAGHIVNKKRSALLSENVNKLVCLSNWLKDDEAQ; encoded by the coding sequence ATGGAAGCCTGTGATGAGGACCCTGCATATGTGGTGAGATTCAAGACCAAGTTCAAGGAGGACCTAGCATcccgtcaagaacagctcaacaaTGCATGGCTCCAGATTGCTACAGTTTTGGATCCTCGTTTCAAAGACTTGAAATGCCTGcccaagacagacagggaagaggtgtGGACCACACTTGAAGGGATGCTGCAACAAGAATCACCCAGAAGGTCTTCACAGACACATGATGATGGGCCACCCAGGAAGAAAATCAGCCTTCTGCAAATGGGCTCAGATTCAGAATCAGAAGATGAAGAGGTCCAACCTGCCATACAGAGGTACAGAGCAGAGCCCACCATTAAATTGGAGGACTGCCCCTTGAGGTGGTGGGCATCTCATTCAGGAGCCCATGAGAAGCTGGCCTCACTAGCTCACAAATATCTAGCCACTCCTGCAACCACTGTTCCCTGTGAACGACTTTTCTCAGTTGCAGGTCACATTGTGAACAAGAAAAGGTCAGCtttactttcagaaaatgtgaacaagttagtttgcctcagcaactggctgaaagatgatgaagctcagtag